A portion of the Bacteroides faecium genome contains these proteins:
- a CDS encoding peptidylprolyl isomerase codes for MKRSLLSGCVCLFAVSVFAQQDPVLMRVNGRDISRSEFEYSYRRNAADAGTNLSPKEYAELFAQSMQKVEAAKAAGLDTTYAFRKQQEITRTKLTESYLIDKPTLDSCARVLYQKMGLKARSGQVQVVQIFKYLPQTISSRHLEEQKARMDSIYRAIQNQPGLEFSYWVEKYSDDKQSRWIEGLQATTEFENVAFALPKGEVSQPFFTPAGIHILKVTDRKELPVYEDVVDKLTERMRRREILDKATTKVVERLKKDWKYTPNQAGIDELLVKGVTEQPLFTIDGQNYTGTMFKRFAASHPQAVKRQLDEFTAKSLLDYESRNMDRRHPEIRYALQKSNEDYLIKEVTRQKVGLPAMNDRAGLATYFKFHSSDYRWDSPRYKGAVLHCADKKTAKQAKKILKKLPQNEWMDKLRQTFNTSGAEKIQIEQGIFADGDNKYIDKLVFKKGGFEPLVSYPFTIAVGEKQKGPDDYREVIDQVRRDYRTYLDTYWTRELRESGKVEINQEVLKTVNNN; via the coding sequence ATGAAAAGAAGTCTGTTGTCAGGGTGCGTATGTCTCTTTGCAGTCTCGGTCTTTGCTCAGCAAGACCCTGTGTTGATGCGTGTCAACGGGAGGGATATATCCCGTTCGGAGTTTGAATATTCATATCGTCGCAATGCGGCCGATGCGGGCACTAATCTTTCTCCGAAGGAGTATGCAGAACTTTTCGCCCAATCCATGCAGAAAGTAGAAGCTGCCAAAGCTGCCGGACTCGACACGACTTATGCTTTTCGTAAACAACAGGAGATAACCCGGACTAAACTGACGGAATCTTATTTGATAGATAAACCGACGTTGGATAGTTGCGCCCGTGTCCTGTATCAGAAGATGGGACTGAAAGCACGTAGCGGGCAAGTACAGGTCGTGCAGATTTTTAAATATCTGCCGCAAACGATTAGTTCCCGTCACCTGGAAGAACAAAAGGCCCGCATGGACTCTATCTACCGGGCTATACAAAATCAACCCGGACTGGAATTTTCCTATTGGGTAGAAAAATATTCGGATGATAAACAGAGCCGTTGGATAGAAGGTTTGCAGGCAACCACTGAATTTGAAAATGTGGCTTTCGCTCTGCCGAAAGGAGAAGTATCCCAACCTTTCTTTACTCCTGCGGGAATCCATATCCTGAAAGTGACAGACCGGAAAGAATTACCTGTCTATGAGGATGTCGTCGATAAACTGACGGAACGTATGCGACGCAGGGAGATATTGGACAAAGCCACAACGAAAGTAGTGGAACGATTGAAAAAAGACTGGAAATATACTCCCAATCAGGCGGGTATAGATGAACTGTTAGTGAAAGGAGTGACAGAACAACCCCTGTTCACCATTGATGGACAGAACTATACGGGAACTATGTTTAAACGTTTTGCCGCTTCACATCCGCAGGCCGTAAAACGGCAGCTTGATGAATTTACAGCCAAGTCGTTATTGGATTATGAAAGCAGGAATATGGATAGAAGGCATCCCGAAATTCGTTATGCCCTGCAGAAATCCAATGAAGACTATCTCATAAAAGAGGTCACACGGCAGAAGGTTGGCTTGCCTGCAATGAATGACCGTGCCGGATTGGCGACTTATTTTAAGTTTCATTCGTCGGATTATCGTTGGGATAGTCCCCGGTATAAGGGAGCCGTTCTTCATTGTGCAGACAAAAAGACCGCCAAACAGGCAAAAAAAATACTGAAGAAACTGCCGCAAAATGAATGGATGGATAAACTTCGGCAAACATTTAATACATCCGGAGCAGAAAAAATACAAATTGAACAGGGAATTTTTGCCGACGGAGACAACAAATATATAGATAAACTGGTTTTTAAGAAGGGCGGATTTGAACCTTTGGTGTCTTATCCTTTTACCATTGCTGTTGGCGAAAAACAGAAGGGGCCGGATGATTATCGGGAAGTGATAGACCAGGTGCGGAGAGATTATCGAACCTATCTTGACACGTACTGGACGCGGGAATTGAGGGAGTCCGGTAAGGTTGAAATAAACCAAGAGGTTTTAAAAACAGTTAATAATAACTGA
- a CDS encoding peptidylprolyl isomerase has translation MRILVLLLITLLTCGACKEQRDHKGKTPLVEVDGNFLYKEDLMSVLPVGLSKDDSILFAEHYIRSWAEEILLYEKAANNIPDNVDVEKLVENYRKALIMHTYQQELINQKLTNDIPEQEIAEYYEKNKELFKLESPLIKGLFIKVPLTAPQLNNVRRWYKSDKQDAVESLEKYSLLNAVKYEYFYDKWVPVTDVLDLIPLKDEAPEEYVNKHRQIELKDTAYYYFLNVSDYRGVGEEKPYEFARPEVKDLLVNQKRVSFMEQVKSDLYQQAASKKKIIYNY, from the coding sequence ATGCGAATATTAGTCCTCTTACTGATTACCCTTCTTACTTGTGGAGCGTGCAAGGAACAGCGCGACCACAAAGGAAAGACTCCTTTGGTAGAGGTGGACGGTAACTTTTTATATAAGGAAGATTTGATGTCTGTACTCCCTGTCGGATTGTCAAAAGATGATAGCATTCTCTTTGCCGAGCATTATATTCGTAGCTGGGCGGAAGAGATTTTGTTGTATGAAAAAGCAGCAAACAATATTCCTGACAATGTGGATGTAGAGAAGCTGGTGGAAAATTATCGGAAAGCGTTGATTATGCACACTTATCAGCAGGAACTGATTAATCAGAAACTGACGAACGATATTCCCGAGCAGGAGATTGCGGAGTATTACGAGAAAAACAAGGAACTGTTTAAGCTGGAAAGCCCGCTGATAAAGGGATTGTTCATTAAAGTGCCGCTAACGGCCCCGCAGTTGAATAATGTCCGCAGATGGTATAAGTCGGATAAACAGGATGCAGTAGAGAGTCTCGAAAAATATAGTTTGCTGAATGCGGTGAAATACGAGTACTTCTATGACAAATGGGTGCCGGTGACAGATGTACTGGATTTGATTCCGCTGAAGGACGAAGCGCCTGAAGAATATGTGAATAAACATCGACAGATAGAATTGAAAGATACGGCATACTATTATTTCCTCAATGTGAGCGACTATCGTGGAGTAGGAGAGGAAAAGCCGTATGAATTTGCCCGTCCGGAAGTGAAGGACTTACTGGTCAATCAGAAACGGGTGAGCTTTATGGAACAAGTAAAAAGCGACCTGTACCAACAAGCAGCAAGCAAGAAGAAGATTATATATAATTATTAA
- a CDS encoding peptidylprolyl isomerase: protein MKKFVNFRFVVTLVLAVFANVATYAQDNVVDEVVWVVGDEAILKSDVEEARMDALYNGRRFEGDPYCVIPEEIAVQKLFLHQAKLDSIEVSEAEIIQRVDMMTNMYIQQIGSKEKMEEYFNKTATQIRETLRDNARDGLTVQKMQQKLVGEIKVTPAEVRRYFKDLPQDSIPYIPTQVEVQIITLQPKIPISEIEDVKKTLRDYTDRVTKGEIDFSTLARLYSEDKASAIKGGECGFMGRGMMDPSYANVAFSLQDPKKVSKIVESEFGYHIIQLIEKRGDRVNTRHILLRPKVSEKELTEACARLDSIADDIRASKFTFDEAAAVISQDKDTRNNHGIMVNINENSGVTTSKFQMQDLPQDVAKVVDKMNVGEISKAFTMINEKDGKEVCAIVKLKAKINGHKATIAEDYQDLKEIVMDKRREEMLHKWILDKQKHTYVRINENWQKCDFKYPGWVKKD, encoded by the coding sequence ATGAAGAAGTTTGTGAACTTTAGATTTGTTGTTACCCTTGTCCTGGCAGTATTTGCTAATGTGGCAACTTATGCACAGGACAATGTGGTTGATGAAGTAGTTTGGGTAGTAGGTGACGAAGCTATTTTAAAATCAGACGTAGAAGAGGCACGTATGGATGCCCTGTATAACGGGCGCAGATTCGAAGGCGACCCTTATTGTGTAATTCCTGAAGAAATTGCAGTGCAGAAGCTGTTTTTGCACCAGGCAAAGTTGGATAGTATCGAAGTTTCCGAAGCGGAAATCATACAACGTGTAGATATGATGACCAATATGTATATCCAGCAGATTGGCTCTAAAGAAAAAATGGAGGAGTACTTCAATAAAACCGCGACACAGATTCGTGAGACATTGCGTGACAATGCGCGTGACGGTCTGACGGTACAGAAGATGCAGCAGAAACTGGTAGGGGAAATCAAGGTGACTCCGGCAGAAGTACGCCGTTACTTCAAAGACCTTCCGCAGGACAGTATTCCGTATATCCCGACACAGGTGGAAGTGCAGATTATCACCTTGCAACCGAAGATTCCTATCTCCGAAATCGAAGATGTAAAAAAGACTTTGCGTGACTATACCGACCGTGTGACTAAAGGAGAGATTGACTTCTCTACATTAGCGCGTCTGTATTCCGAAGATAAGGCATCTGCCATCAAAGGTGGTGAGTGCGGATTTATGGGACGTGGTATGATGGACCCCTCTTACGCGAATGTGGCATTCAGCTTGCAGGACCCGAAGAAAGTTTCCAAGATTGTAGAATCGGAATTCGGCTATCACATCATCCAGTTGATTGAGAAACGTGGTGACCGTGTGAATACCCGTCACATCCTGTTGCGTCCGAAAGTATCTGAAAAAGAACTGACCGAGGCTTGTGCACGTCTGGACTCTATTGCGGATGATATCCGCGCCAGCAAATTTACGTTCGACGAAGCGGCTGCCGTTATCTCACAAGATAAGGATACCCGCAACAATCACGGTATCATGGTGAACATCAACGAGAACTCAGGTGTTACTACTTCCAAGTTCCAGATGCAGGACCTTCCGCAGGATGTGGCTAAGGTAGTAGATAAGATGAATGTAGGTGAGATATCAAAAGCCTTTACAATGATAAACGAGAAGGACGGAAAAGAAGTATGTGCTATCGTGAAGTTGAAAGCGAAAATCAACGGTCATAAGGCTACTATCGCAGAAGATTATCAGGACTTGAAAGAAATCGTAATGGACAAGCGCCGCGAAGAGATGCTGCATAAGTGGATTCTTGACAAACAGAAACATACGTATGTACGTATCAACGAAAACTGGCAGAAGTGTGACTTCAAGTACCCGGGTTGGGTGAAGAAGGATTGA
- a CDS encoding OstA-like protein, with protein sequence MLKQNKKDKQQDRHRWLLIGFLCLFGVCLVAQVRPTGQKPATTGTSTKSATDTSKTARTAQKQPNNKKQPENKKTKVYLLHADEGQADKLARPDVQVLIGNVKMRHDSMYMYCDSALIFEKTNSVEAFSNVRMEQGDTLFIYGDYLYYDGMTQIAQLRENVKMINRNTTLLTDSLNYDRLYDLGYYFEGGTLMDEENVLTSDWGEYSPATKQSVFNHDVKLVNPKFVLTSDTLRYNTDNKIAVILGPSNIVSDNNHIYSERGFYNTLTEQAELLDRSVLTNQGKKLVGDSLFYDRVIGYGEAFDNVRMTDSINKNMLTGDYCFYNELTDSAFATKRAVAIDYSQGDSLFMHGDTLQMVSYNLNTDSLFRLMKAYHKVRMYRTDVQGVCDSLVYNSKDSCMTMYTDPILWNDGQQLLGEQIKIYMNDSTIDWAHIINQAFTVEMKDSIHYNQVSGKEMKAYFENGDMRHIEVIGNVLTAFYPEEKDSTMTGFNCLEGSVLHLYMKDKKMEKGLFIGKSNGTMYPMDQIPPDKLRLPTFAWFDYVRPLNKDDIFNWRSKRAGETLKPTTDRRPKTEKRNLINMK encoded by the coding sequence ATGCTGAAACAAAATAAGAAAGATAAACAACAAGACAGGCATAGATGGCTCCTTATAGGCTTTCTATGCCTGTTTGGTGTATGTCTTGTGGCGCAAGTAAGGCCTACCGGACAGAAACCTGCAACTACGGGGACTTCAACGAAGTCGGCTACGGATACATCTAAAACAGCCCGGACAGCACAGAAGCAGCCGAACAATAAGAAGCAGCCGGAGAACAAAAAGACGAAAGTTTATTTGCTCCATGCTGACGAAGGACAGGCGGATAAACTGGCTCGTCCGGATGTGCAAGTGCTGATTGGCAACGTGAAAATGCGCCATGACAGTATGTATATGTACTGTGACAGTGCATTGATTTTCGAGAAAACGAATTCGGTGGAAGCCTTTAGCAATGTGCGTATGGAGCAGGGAGACACCTTATTTATATACGGTGATTACCTTTACTATGACGGAATGACGCAGATTGCCCAACTCCGTGAAAACGTGAAGATGATTAACCGCAACACCACCCTGCTGACGGATAGTCTGAACTACGACCGTCTCTACGACCTCGGATATTACTTCGAAGGCGGAACTTTGATGGATGAAGAAAACGTGCTGACTTCCGACTGGGGGGAATACAGTCCTGCGACAAAGCAATCTGTATTCAACCATGACGTGAAACTCGTGAATCCTAAGTTCGTATTGACTTCCGATACACTGCGGTACAATACGGATAATAAAATTGCCGTTATCCTCGGTCCATCCAATATCGTGAGTGATAATAATCACATCTACTCCGAGCGTGGATTCTATAACACATTGACCGAGCAAGCCGAACTGCTCGACCGTTCCGTCCTGACCAATCAAGGGAAGAAACTGGTAGGTGACAGTTTGTTCTATGACCGCGTCATCGGTTATGGCGAAGCCTTTGATAATGTGAGAATGACGGATAGCATCAACAAGAATATGCTGACAGGCGATTACTGTTTCTATAATGAATTGACAGACTCCGCCTTTGCTACCAAACGGGCTGTTGCCATTGATTATTCACAAGGCGATAGTCTCTTTATGCATGGCGATACTTTGCAGATGGTATCTTATAATCTGAACACCGATTCTTTGTTCCGCCTGATGAAGGCTTACCATAAAGTACGTATGTACCGCACCGATGTGCAGGGAGTATGTGACTCACTGGTTTATAACTCGAAAGATTCCTGCATGACGATGTACACCGACCCGATTCTCTGGAATGACGGTCAGCAGCTACTTGGCGAGCAGATTAAGATTTATATGAACGACAGTACCATTGACTGGGCGCATATCATCAACCAGGCATTTACGGTGGAGATGAAAGACTCCATCCACTACAATCAAGTGTCCGGCAAGGAGATGAAAGCCTATTTTGAAAATGGAGATATGCGGCATATCGAAGTAATCGGTAATGTGCTGACCGCTTTCTATCCCGAAGAAAAAGACAGTACAATGACCGGATTCAATTGCCTGGAAGGTAGTGTGCTTCATCTTTATATGAAAGATAAGAAAATGGAAAAAGGACTGTTTATCGGCAAGTCCAACGGAACTATGTATCCGATGGATCAAATACCGCCCGACAAACTGCGTCTTCCTACTTTTGCCTGGTTCGACTATGTCCGTCCGCTGAATAAAGACGATATTTTCAATTGGAGAAGCAAGCGGGCGGGAGAAACCCTGAAACCTACCACCGACCGGCGACCGAAAACAGAAAAGCGAAACTTAATTAATATGAAGTAG
- the mutL gene encoding DNA mismatch repair endonuclease MutL, translating to MSDIIHLLPDSVANQIAAGEVIQRPASVIKELVENAIDADAQNIHVLVTDAGKTSIQVIDDGKGMSETDARLSFERHATSKIREAADLFALRTMGFRGEALASIAAVAQVELKTRPESEELGTKLVIAGSTVESQEAVSCSKGSNFSIKNLFFNVPARRKFLKANSTELSNILAEFERIALVHPEVAFSLYSNDSELFNLPVSPLRQRIMAIFGKKLNQQLLNIEVNTTMVKISGYVAKPETARKKGAHQYFFVNGRYMRHPYFHRAVMEAYEQLIPAGEQISYFIYFEVDPANIDVNIHPTKTEIKFENEQAIWQILSASVKESLGKFSAIPSIDFDTEDMPDIPVFEQKTTSEPPKVHYNSDYNPFKVSAGGSGGGSYSRSKVEWEDLYGGLTKASKMNNPMPEPEMEWEDSVVSEETAVMEEKVETVTSMASSTLYASEPVIEKGNQHLQFKGRFILTSVKSGLMLIDQHRAHIRVLFDRYMVQIQQKKGVSQGVLFPEILQLPASEAAVLQSIVDDLSAVGFDLSNLGGGSYAINGIPSGIEGLNPVELVRNMLHTAMEKGNDVKEEIQNILALTLARAAAIVYGQVLSNEEMVSLVDNLFACPSPNYTPDGKTVLTTIKEEDIERLFK from the coding sequence ATGAGCGATATTATTCATTTGTTACCTGATTCGGTAGCTAACCAGATTGCTGCCGGTGAAGTGATACAACGTCCGGCATCTGTTATCAAGGAGCTGGTGGAGAATGCGATTGATGCAGATGCGCAAAATATACATGTATTGGTGACTGATGCGGGAAAAACCAGCATACAGGTCATTGACGATGGAAAGGGAATGTCCGAAACGGATGCCCGTCTTTCCTTCGAGCGTCATGCTACTTCCAAAATACGTGAAGCTGCTGATTTGTTTGCTTTGCGTACGATGGGATTTCGCGGAGAAGCCTTGGCTTCCATCGCAGCAGTGGCACAGGTGGAACTGAAGACACGCCCCGAATCGGAAGAATTGGGAACGAAACTGGTGATAGCGGGCTCTACGGTAGAGAGCCAGGAAGCTGTTTCCTGTTCTAAAGGGAGTAATTTCTCCATCAAGAACCTGTTCTTTAACGTCCCTGCACGCCGTAAATTCCTGAAAGCAAACTCAACCGAATTGAGTAATATCCTTGCCGAATTCGAACGGATTGCTCTGGTTCATCCTGAAGTTGCCTTTTCACTGTATAGCAATGATTCCGAACTCTTTAATCTCCCGGTATCTCCGTTGCGGCAGCGTATTATGGCTATCTTCGGTAAAAAGCTGAATCAGCAGTTACTTAATATAGAGGTGAATACCACCATGGTGAAAATCTCCGGCTACGTAGCCAAACCGGAGACGGCCCGCAAGAAAGGTGCTCATCAATACTTCTTCGTCAACGGACGCTATATGCGCCATCCTTACTTTCACAGGGCAGTGATGGAAGCTTATGAGCAGTTGATTCCTGCCGGCGAACAGATTTCTTACTTTATCTATTTCGAAGTAGACCCGGCTAATATTGATGTGAATATCCATCCGACCAAGACCGAAATCAAGTTTGAGAATGAACAGGCCATCTGGCAGATACTTTCGGCATCGGTCAAGGAGTCGTTGGGTAAGTTCAGCGCAATTCCTTCCATTGATTTTGATACGGAAGATATGCCTGATATTCCCGTATTCGAACAAAAGACAACTTCCGAGCCACCTAAGGTACATTATAATTCGGATTATAATCCGTTCAAAGTATCTGCAGGCGGTAGTGGCGGCGGTTCGTATAGCCGTTCAAAAGTGGAATGGGAAGATTTGTACGGTGGCTTGACGAAAGCCAGCAAGATGAATAATCCGATGCCGGAGCCTGAAATGGAGTGGGAAGACTCTGTTGTCAGCGAAGAAACGGCGGTTATGGAAGAAAAGGTGGAGACAGTGACCTCTATGGCTTCTTCCACTTTATATGCCAGCGAGCCTGTGATAGAAAAAGGGAACCAGCATTTACAGTTCAAGGGACGGTTTATTCTGACTTCCGTAAAATCCGGTTTGATGCTTATCGACCAGCATCGGGCGCATATCCGGGTGCTATTCGACCGTTACATGGTTCAGATTCAGCAGAAGAAGGGAGTATCGCAAGGTGTTCTTTTTCCCGAAATATTGCAATTGCCGGCTTCGGAAGCCGCTGTGTTGCAAAGCATTGTGGATGATTTATCCGCAGTAGGTTTCGATTTGAGTAATTTGGGTGGCGGAAGCTATGCCATTAACGGAATTCCGTCGGGTATCGAAGGGCTGAATCCGGTCGAATTGGTGCGCAATATGCTACATACGGCGATGGAAAAAGGGAACGATGTGAAGGAAGAAATCCAAAATATACTGGCATTGACATTGGCGCGTGCGGCAGCAATCGTTTACGGACAAGTGTTGAGCAACGAGGAAATGGTCAGCCTGGTCGATAATCTTTTTGCCTGTCCTTCACCGAATTACACTCCGGACGGGAAGACTGTTTTGACAACAATCAAGGAAGAAGATATCGAACGTTTATTCAAATAA
- a CDS encoding OmpA family protein, producing the protein MKKILMLLAFAGVASVASAQQTMTVTEYEVIQVQDKYQVITNPFWSNWFFSVGGGAQVLYGNNDHIGKFRDRVAPTFNVSVGKWVTPGFGLRMQYSGLQAKGFTMNETANYVVGGPREDGSYKQRWDYMNLHGDLMINLNALFGGYNPNRVYEIIPYIGAGWAHSYSRPHTNAATFNAGIINRFRLSSAVDLNIELSATGLEGKFDGEHGGKRDYDGILGATVGVTYYFPTRGFQRPVPQIISELELNQMRNQMNAMAAANMQLQQQLANAQQPVEVEEAEEVVITDPNIAPRTVFFKIGSDKLSPQEEMNLSYLASRIKEFPGTTYTINGYADSATGTPAFNQKLSLERAQVVKDLLVKKYGIPADNLKVAAGGGVDKFGQPILNRVVLVETAK; encoded by the coding sequence ATGAAAAAGATTCTGATGTTGCTGGCTTTTGCCGGCGTTGCGTCTGTCGCTTCTGCGCAGCAGACTATGACGGTAACTGAATACGAAGTGATTCAGGTACAAGATAAATATCAAGTAATAACGAACCCATTTTGGAGTAACTGGTTCTTCTCAGTAGGAGGCGGTGCTCAGGTATTGTATGGTAACAATGACCATATCGGTAAATTCAGAGATCGCGTTGCTCCTACATTCAACGTATCTGTCGGCAAATGGGTAACCCCGGGCTTCGGATTGCGTATGCAATACAGCGGACTGCAAGCTAAAGGATTCACAATGAATGAAACTGCTAATTATGTAGTCGGTGGTCCGAGAGAAGACGGTTCTTACAAACAGAGATGGGATTACATGAACCTTCACGGTGATTTGATGATTAACCTGAATGCTCTTTTCGGTGGATACAATCCGAACCGTGTATATGAAATTATCCCTTATATTGGTGCCGGCTGGGCTCATTCTTACTCACGCCCCCACACCAATGCCGCTACTTTCAATGCAGGTATCATCAACCGTTTCCGCCTGTCCAGTGCTGTCGACTTGAACATTGAATTGAGTGCAACAGGTCTTGAAGGCAAATTTGACGGTGAACATGGTGGCAAACGTGATTATGACGGTATTCTCGGTGCTACTGTCGGTGTAACTTATTATTTCCCGACTCGTGGATTCCAACGTCCTGTACCACAGATTATCTCTGAACTTGAATTGAATCAGATGCGTAACCAGATGAATGCAATGGCAGCCGCCAATATGCAGTTGCAACAGCAGTTGGCTAATGCACAACAGCCGGTTGAAGTAGAAGAAGCTGAAGAAGTAGTTATCACAGATCCTAACATCGCTCCGCGTACCGTATTCTTCAAGATTGGTTCTGACAAACTGTCTCCGCAAGAAGAGATGAACTTATCTTACCTTGCCAGCCGGATTAAAGAATTCCCGGGCACTACTTATACTATCAACGGATATGCAGACTCTGCAACAGGTACTCCGGCTTTCAACCAGAAGTTGAGTTTGGAACGTGCACAAGTTGTTAAAGACTTGCTGGTAAAGAAGTATGGAATTCCTGCCGATAACTTGAAAGTTGCTGCCGGTGGTGGTGTCGATAAGTTCGGTCAACCGATTCTGAACCGTGTTGTACTGGTAGAAACAGCAAAGTGA
- a CDS encoding HU family DNA-binding protein, giving the protein MAILFDWYENPVSPDKPKKKRFHPRIIANGQVDTDELRSRIQSRCTLNEVDVTAVLDALSQVMGEELGEGRQVHLDGIGYFYPTLTATEEISANTPRKNSKVKLKAIQFRSDKRLKRSVGTIKIKQMKRVRHSAKLSEVEIDMRLKEYFTDHQIMQRFDFQGITGMVRSTAMIHIRRLRKEGKLLNIGIPNQPIYVPAPGFYGKSRDYQPVR; this is encoded by the coding sequence ATGGCTATATTATTTGACTGGTACGAGAATCCGGTATCACCGGACAAACCCAAGAAGAAAAGATTCCATCCGCGCATCATCGCTAACGGACAGGTAGATACGGATGAACTCAGAAGCAGAATCCAGTCGCGATGCACACTGAACGAAGTAGACGTGACTGCTGTGTTGGACGCTCTCTCGCAAGTAATGGGAGAAGAACTTGGAGAAGGCAGACAGGTACACTTGGATGGCATCGGCTATTTCTACCCTACGCTGACTGCCACCGAAGAAATATCCGCAAATACTCCCCGCAAGAATTCGAAAGTGAAATTGAAAGCTATACAATTCCGCTCGGACAAAAGGTTGAAACGATCTGTCGGAACTATAAAAATAAAGCAAATGAAGCGGGTCAGACATTCCGCCAAATTATCGGAAGTAGAGATAGACATGCGACTGAAAGAGTATTTCACCGACCATCAGATTATGCAACGTTTCGACTTTCAAGGTATCACAGGGATGGTACGCTCCACAGCCATGATCCATATCCGCCGACTCCGCAAGGAAGGCAAGCTGCTGAATATCGGTATACCCAATCAGCCGATATACGTGCCTGCTCCCGGATTTTATGGAAAATCCAGAGATTATCAGCCTGTAAGATAA
- a CDS encoding VapE domain-containing protein → MMEKVTKLFSMLMKVWRTGMKKETAFAEAETNGLKMAGTKKVEAGLPVPEEIQPEAMEQPESVEQPECSELSGVSDLSLSKPDSKKTGSTCLTEQVNAFLRTQYDFRYNLLTEETEFRLLDDAGKAIGLFQPVSKRDLNTFCMEAHAKGISCWDKDVSRYIYSTRIAEYHPFRLYMDELPVWDGIDRVTPLALRVSDLHLWVRGFHTWLLGVAAQWSGKTGIHANSVAPILVSSEQGRLKSTFCKSLMPAALQHYYMDNLKLTSEGKAERLMSEMGLINLDEFDKYAAGKMPLLKNLMQMSSLHICKAYQKNYRDLPRVASFIGTSNRYDLLNDPTGSRRYLCVEVIKPIDCEGIEHAQLFAQLKAELEQGIPYWFSKEQERELQRHNVSFYHACPAEDVFNCCFRIALPEEECLQLSAAEIYKELKNMNSAALRGFNPNQFAQVLTKMGVGRKHTEYGNVYSVIRR, encoded by the coding sequence ATGATGGAAAAAGTAACAAAATTGTTCTCTATGTTGATGAAGGTGTGGAGAACTGGAATGAAAAAAGAGACTGCTTTTGCAGAAGCGGAAACGAACGGGCTGAAAATGGCCGGGACGAAAAAAGTAGAAGCAGGACTGCCTGTCCCGGAAGAAATACAGCCGGAAGCAATGGAACAACCGGAATCAGTGGAACAACCGGAGTGTTCTGAATTATCAGGGGTGTCGGATTTGTCACTATCTAAACCGGATAGTAAGAAAACTGGCTCTACCTGCCTGACGGAGCAGGTGAACGCTTTTTTACGTACACAGTATGATTTCCGCTATAATCTCCTGACAGAAGAAACGGAATTCCGCCTGTTGGATGATGCAGGTAAAGCAATCGGTCTTTTTCAACCGGTGAGCAAACGTGATTTGAACACCTTTTGTATGGAAGCTCATGCAAAGGGGATTAGTTGCTGGGATAAGGATGTGAGTCGCTATATTTACTCTACCCGTATTGCCGAATACCACCCTTTCCGGCTCTATATGGACGAATTGCCTGTTTGGGACGGCATCGACCGTGTCACTCCGTTGGCATTACGCGTTTCCGACTTACATCTGTGGGTGCGCGGCTTTCATACATGGCTTTTGGGAGTTGCCGCCCAATGGTCGGGAAAAACAGGGATTCATGCCAATAGTGTAGCTCCCATTCTCGTAAGTTCGGAACAGGGGCGGTTGAAGTCTACTTTCTGCAAGTCGTTGATGCCTGCGGCTTTGCAGCATTACTATATGGATAATCTCAAACTGACTTCGGAAGGGAAGGCAGAGCGTCTTATGTCGGAGATGGGACTGATTAATCTTGATGAATTTGACAAATATGCTGCGGGTAAGATGCCTCTATTGAAAAATCTGATGCAAATGTCGAGCCTGCATATTTGCAAGGCATATCAGAAAAACTATCGTGACTTGCCGCGTGTCGCATCATTTATAGGCACTTCCAACCGCTATGATTTGTTGAATGACCCTACGGGGAGCCGTCGTTATCTTTGCGTGGAAGTAATAAAACCTATTGATTGTGAGGGTATCGAACATGCACAACTTTTTGCCCAACTGAAAGCTGAACTGGAACAGGGAATTCCTTATTGGTTCAGCAAGGAACAGGAACGGGAATTGCAACGGCACAATGTATCTTTTTATCATGCCTGCCCTGCTGAGGATGTTTTTAACTGCTGTTTTCGCATAGCCTTGCCGGAAGAAGAATGCTTACAGTTGTCCGCCGCGGAGATATATAAGGAATTGAAGAATATGAATTCAGCCGCATTGAGAGGTTTTAATCCGAACCAGTTTGCACAAGTATTGACGAAGATGGGAGTGGGGCGGAAGCATACGGAATATGGAAATGTATATTCGGTGATACGCCGCTGA